A single Staphylococcus muscae DNA region contains:
- the bcp gene encoding thioredoxin-dependent thiol peroxidase: MLQKGMPFPEFTLKNQDGEDVSNETLKGKKAIVYFYPRDNTPTCTTEACDFRDNLAYFNDLNVEVYGVSGDSQRKHQNFINKHELNFDLLVDEEYQLSEAVGVYQLKKSFGKESMGIVRTTFVLDEAGTIIEVIEKVKVKEQIAQLKDILEG; this comes from the coding sequence ATGTTACAAAAAGGGATGCCATTTCCAGAGTTTACATTAAAGAACCAAGACGGAGAAGACGTATCAAATGAGACATTGAAAGGTAAGAAAGCAATTGTGTATTTCTATCCAAGAGACAACACACCAACATGCACGACAGAAGCATGTGATTTTAGAGATAATCTAGCTTACTTTAATGACTTAAACGTAGAAGTATATGGAGTCAGTGGAGATTCACAACGCAAACATCAAAATTTTATTAATAAGCATGAATTGAATTTTGATTTATTAGTTGATGAAGAATATCAATTATCAGAAGCGGTCGGCGTTTATCAATTAAAAAAATCATTCGGCAAAGAATCGATGGGTATCGTAAGAACGACATTTGTATTAGATGAAGCAGGAACTATTATAGAAGTTATTGAAAAGGTTAAAGTCAAAGAACAGATAGCACAGTTAAAAGACATATTGGAGGGATAA
- a CDS encoding phosphoglycerate dehydrogenase yields MLVVSLMRLGDEELALREQFPDVTFQFYKYPGELPLEIQKEMDVLISYHGAVDGAFIDAAPNLKWIAWYATGINSLPLKKLQERNILLTNGKGVHAQQLSEWLFAFILDDYKQLKTAYSEQKQKIYNHKRIGNTLEDTTILFLGTGVIPQRAAQIAKVFGMKTIGLNTSGHSVENFDETYAIDERKTVLKQADIVVNVLPETKYTQGLLEVTDFEAMKDDALFINLGRGSVVSTETLVHVLEKKYIRAAYLDVFEEEPLKPDSPLYTLDNVVLTSHITGNGASNKIKATNIFKRNLSVFLNETKLIENEVDLNKGY; encoded by the coding sequence ATGTTAGTTGTGAGCTTAATGCGTTTAGGGGATGAAGAACTAGCATTACGAGAACAATTTCCTGACGTTACATTCCAATTTTATAAATATCCGGGTGAATTGCCTTTAGAAATACAAAAAGAAATGGATGTTTTGATTTCATATCATGGTGCAGTCGATGGAGCGTTCATTGATGCAGCACCAAACCTTAAATGGATTGCATGGTACGCAACAGGTATCAATAGCTTGCCGTTAAAAAAACTGCAAGAACGAAATATTTTACTGACAAATGGTAAAGGCGTCCATGCGCAGCAACTAAGTGAGTGGTTATTTGCTTTTATATTGGATGACTACAAGCAATTAAAAACAGCATATAGTGAGCAAAAACAAAAAATATATAACCATAAAAGAATAGGCAATACGTTAGAAGATACAACTATTTTATTTCTCGGAACGGGTGTCATTCCACAACGTGCAGCACAAATTGCGAAAGTTTTTGGTATGAAGACAATTGGGCTCAATACTTCGGGACATTCAGTTGAAAACTTTGATGAAACATACGCCATCGACGAAAGAAAGACAGTTTTGAAGCAAGCAGATATAGTTGTAAACGTCCTGCCTGAAACGAAATATACACAGGGTCTTTTAGAAGTTACAGATTTTGAAGCAATGAAAGATGATGCCCTTTTTATTAATTTAGGTAGAGGATCTGTGGTAAGTACAGAAACTTTGGTACATGTTTTAGAAAAGAAATATATTCGTGCGGCATATCTGGATGTTTTTGAAGAAGAACCACTCAAACCAGATTCACCGCTGTATACTCTAGACAATGTTGTATTAACAAGTCATATAACGGGAAATGGGGCAAGTAATAAAATAAAAGCAACAAATATATTTAAACGTAATCTTTCCGTTTTTCTCAATGAGACAAAACTAATTGAGAATGAAGTTGACTTAAATAAGGGATATTAG